Below is a window of Candidatus Terasakiella magnetica DNA.
CTCAAGCTGAAGACTTCTCAAAGAATTTTGAAGGCTTTAACGTATCATTAGGTGCATCACTACAATCATCTGAAGTTGATACAACACAAACAGGCAATGGCACATGGGATGCAGTTGTTGACTCAAGCCCAGCTGGTGCATGGACAAATGGTTCAAACGCAGCAGGTAATACAAATCTTTCAGGTGTCTTTAGTTATGACAAGCTGATCCAGTGGCCATCAACTGATCAAGCTGTTTTGCCAGAACTAGAAATTAACTATAACTTTGCAGTATCTGATAAGTTTTTAATTGGTCTTTCTGCTGGTACTGACTTTATGAAAAAGTCTACCCGCTCAGACAGTACAAGAACGACAAGCTCTGTAACTGGCGGCCGTAGTGATAACGATGGTTCCGGTGGTGGTGGCGCTGCTCACAACCATTCATATGATTTGAACCCATCGATCAGTTATGATCCAAGCCTGTCTACTTCAGACAGTTCGGTTGATATTAGCAAGCACTTCTTTCTCGCTCTTAAACCCGCTTATACTCTGACTAAAGATACAATGGTCTTTGCTAAAGTCGGTTACCATGTGGCACAAGCCGCTGCAGGTGAGTATGACGCAACTATTCATGGCCCCGGTATTGGTGGTGGTTTTGAAAGCAACGTTGGCAATGGTTTCTTCTTGCGCGGTGAAATTGAAGCTTATCAAATGAGTGGAACAACAAGTGATAACTCTACACTCGTTTCAAACTTCTCATCTGCCGGTGGTACAAGCCTAACAAGCTTTACTCCTGTTTATGCAGATGATCGTGAGATTGAGTTTGATACAAGCACGATCGCAGGTAAAGTTTCTTTGGGATACCGTTTCTAAAGAGTGGTTCGTAGCGGAGTTTTTGACATGTTAAAATCAAAACTTAAAACTCTGGTCTTATCAGCAACTATATTGCCTGCGGTTATGAGCATTGATGCTTTTGCAGGCGATGATAGTCATTTTGATGGCTTATATGCAGGGCTTTTCACAGGGTATGGCGGGGCTAGTCTTGATGGACTTGTCGATAACGACCACCTTCCGGCCCAGCCTGAAAAAACGGAAGACCTGTCGACAAGCTTTTCTAAAGGCGTCTTGTATGGCGGGACGCTCGGCTACAACACTGTGCATGATAATCTTTTGTTTGGTCTAGAGGCTGACTTGGGTTCTGGTCGCATTGAAAGTGAAACGGCTTTTGATGATTCATCTGATGATTATGCCGAGCATGACCTGAAACTATATGGGTCCATTCGTGGGCGTGCCGGGGTTCTTTTTAATGATGAAACTCTGCTTTATGGCACGCTTGGTCTCGGTATGACACGTACAAAGCTGTCAGCCTATGATGATATGGATACAGATAAAGACACAGGGAGCAGAACACTTAGCAAATACAGCCTCATCTTAGGGGCTGGTGCGGAGCATTTTGTTTCAGATAAGGTGAGTTTCAATGCAGCGGGTCTATATAGCCTGCCTTCAACAAAATATAAGTTTGCTGAAGATGAACTGACACCGGATATGGACCAGGGTGATTATGCGCGCGTTAAGGGCCTGTTCCAAATTCGTGTTGGTATGTCTTATCATTTTTAGGAAGTGACTTAAGGAAAATTCATTTTTCTTATTGAGTAATAAATAAGGGCGAGGTCTTTCTGTAGACCTTGCCCTTATTTTATTTAGGATCACCCTTCAAAGCCTTCGAAAGGCGAGAGTGCCTTTTTTTCTTGATGTAGGAAAAGGTAAATAAGAATAATTAAAGAGCTATGTATTAAAGGAGGTATTATTTTCAACTACACTAATGACTAAGTGTTCAAATGGAGGCTTTAAGGCGTTTATCCAATGTTAATGTCCCCATATGGGAATACCCCCTTAGGCCTTTGTTCATTTATAGTGCGGTGTCGGAACGATTAGGATTCTATTTAAAATGCGGGTATTATTTGTAGATGATGAGGTCAATGTCTTAAATGCATTGGCACGTACATTACGTCATAAAAAAAATGAGTGGGATATCGATTACGCCACTTCTGGCTTTAAAGCGATTGAGCTTTTTGAAGAGCAGCCCTATGACGTTGTCGTTTCTGACATGATGATGCCGCAGATGAGTGGCGAGAAATTACTGGACCACATCTGGCGCACATATCCAGAAACCGCGCGGGTGGTGTTATCAGGCCATTGCAATCAGGCAACGGCCTTTAGGCTGGTGGGCTCAGAGCATTTTTATCTCTCCAAGCCCTGCTCATACGACTTGCTGGTCTCCACGTTGGAAAATGCTCATAAAATTGCACTGATGAAGCATGCAAGCCACCATGCCATGAACCAAGCTGAGCTTGAAGACAGTGTGAGCGGCTTGTTATCCAAACTGATTAAACAGAATAAAATTAATACGTCTGACGTGCCGGTGGAGCTGAAATATTTACTTTCAGAAGAAACAGCTGAGACCACACAGCCGCTTTATTTGCGCAACGAAGCCTTGGAAGGTTGCGTTGAACAGGATTGTATCGATTGGGGCCTTGTGGCTGAAAGCTCCTGATTAAAAACGTTATTTCTGCTGAAAATCGGCTTTATCAATTTCGTATTTTTTACATTTATCACTGAGTGTTTTTCTCGGGATATCAAGAAGCTCCATGGCTTCTTTGATGCTGCCGTTTGATTGTTCCAAGGCTTGCATGATGAGCCCCTTTTCAAAGGCTTCGACTTTATGTGCCAAGCTTTGGTTTTCTTCTTCTAACGGTTCTTGGGTTTGGGCAAGCGGGCTTTGACCATCATTAAGCACGTAACGCTCAGCCGCATTTTTAAGTTCACGCACGTTACCGGGCCAGTTATGGGTGATTAAAGATTGGGTTTGGCCTTCGCGAATGGCGGGACAGTCGCGTGAAAACCGCGTGCTGGCTTCTTCTGCAAAATGCTGGAATAAAAGCGGGATATCTTCTTTCCATTTGCGCAAAGGCGGGGTGGAAACCACAACCACACTTAAACGGTAATAGAGGTCTTCCCGAAAGTTTCCTTTTTGAACCTCGGATAATAGGTCGGTCTTGGTTGCGGCTAAAATGCGCAAATTAAGTGGGATGACCGTGTTTGAGCCCAGCCTTTCAATGGAGCGTTCCTGTAAGACCCGCAGCAGTTTCACCTGCATGGACATGGGCAATGTTTCAATTTCATCTAAAAACAACGTGCCGCCGGATGAATATTCAATCTTGCCAATGCGCCTGTTGGGGTTGTTGGGAAAGGCACCGGGTTCATACCCAAAAAGCTCACTTTCAAAGATGGTTTCCGGCATAGCCCCGCAATTTACTGCCACAAAATGGGCGTTATGGCGGCTACTGTTTTCATGAAGGCAGCGCGCAACCATTTCCTTGCCTGTGCCTGTTTCCCCCATAATCAGCACATCGGTATCGGTATTGGCGATATTGCCGATAAGTTTTCTGAGCTGTTCAATAGGTTGGGATTTTCCAAGCAGGTTTTCAGCAATGCCGGACTGGTTTTTAAGCTTTGCGCGCAGTTCCTTATTTTCACGAATAAGGGCGAGTTTTTCCATCGCGCGCCCAGCCACATCTGTGAGCAGTTCTGAAGGAAAAGGTTTTTCAATGAAATCATAGGCCCCATCGCGCATGGCCTGCACTGCCATGGTCACATCACCATGACCCGTGATTAGGATAATGGGAATATCTTTATCAATCTCATGGGCTTTTTCCATAAACATGATGCCATCCATAGAGGGCATTTTAATGTCTGAAATAACAATGCCGGGCCAGCCTTGTTCCAGTTGTTTTAGCGCATCTTCTGCACTTTCAAGGCAGACCACATCAAAACCAGCAAGCTCAAGCGTTTGCTTGGCTGAAAGGCGGATATGCATTTCATCGTCTATAAAAAGGACCGGACCTTTATATTGATAATCAACCATGTGAAGCCTGTAAAAGTTCAATTGTAAAGACTGCCCCGCCATCTTCATGGTTATGGGCTTTTAAGACACCGCCGAAATCTTGAATGATGCGCGAGGAAATGGAAAGGCCTAATCCTAAGCCTTTGCCCACTTCCTTGGTGGTGAAGAAAGGATCAAATATCCGATCCAGTTCGTCTTTTTTAAAACCGGGACCATTATCACGGATAATAATGGACATGCGGGTTTGGGATTGCTCAGCCGATATCCAGATGGCGGCCTTGTCTTGGTCTGTCATGGCGTCAAGAGCGTTGCGCAAAATATTAATCAAGACCTGTTCAAGACGGATGGCCTCACCAAGGACCATGGCATCAGTCTCACCAATGGCATTATGGATATCAATATTGCCCATTTTGGCGCTGCTTTCTAATAAGGCGAGGGTCTCATTAATCACCTTAGATAGGCTGATGGGTTCTTTCTCAGACGGTGTTTTGCGCGAAAAGACTTTAAGCTGCCCCGATATTTTACCCAAACGCGCACATAGATCAGAGATTTGTTCAAGGTTTGAATGCACATCATCAAGGCGGTTGCGCTCAAGCAAGATGGTCGCATTATCAGAATAACTGCGAATGGCGGTTAAAGGCTGGTTCATCTCGTGGGTAATGCCCGCTGCCATTTGCCCAAGGGCGGCGAGTTTACCGGCTTGCACCAGCTCATCTTGCGCCATATGAAGGTCATCTTCTGCCTTTAGGCGTTCTTGTATTTCTTCTTCAAGGCGTTGGTTGGCCTCACTTAGGGCCTTGGTGCGACGATCAACACGGTGTTCAAGCTGAATAGCGGCTTCTTCAAGTGTTTTTTGATGGCGTTCTTGAAACTCAAGACGGTGCGTGATCATGTTTCTGCGTTGCAGGATGTAAAGGAAGCTTAAGATAATGACCAGCCATGCAAAGGCTGCGAGGATCAAGGTATTGATCACATCATCGCGCAAATTGGCTTCTCTAAAGATATAATGTATTGTCCAGTCTGTGCCTAAGACAGAGCGTGAGCGAATATAAATATCTTCCCAGTTTTTTGCATCTGGCGCATCCACAAGGGGATGGCGAATGGCAATGCGTCGGGTTTGGTCATCCACAATATTTTCGCGCCCCATATCAATGGGCAAAAGCTTCGCATCAGAATATTGCCGCGTTAAGATAAGGGCGGAACGTTTTTCATCAGAAAGCGGTTTAAGGGTTCTAAATTTCCATTCCTCATGGCCTGTGATGATGATGACGCCGTTGCTATCGGTCACCACAACTTCTTCATTGGCGGTTGCCCAAGCTTCTTCAAGGCGCGCCACGCTGACTTTTACAACAACCACGCCTGTGATTTTGTCACTATCTCCAATGGGATGGGAAAGATAATAGCCCGGTATTTTAGAGGTGGTGCCAAGGGCAAAATAATGTCCGGTTTTGCCAGCCATGGCATTTTTAAAATAGGGGCGAAACTGAAAGTTTTTTCCCACAAAAGAGCCCTCTTCAGCCCAGTTGCTTGCCGCAATGGTCTTGCCTTGGCGGTCCATCACATAAACGGCAGAAACTTCAGCGGTTTCACGAATAGCGCTGAGGTGACGATTGGCACGATCAATGTGGGCGGCGCGTTTTTCATCTTGAAAAAGGGATTTTAAAATAGGGTCGCGCGCCAAAATCGTCGGGAGATATTCGTATTTTTCCAACTCACTGACAATGTTGGAGGAATAGAGCTTCATGCGCGAATCTAGTTGCAGGCGCAGATTATCCAGTGCGGTCTCATGGGTCCATTTGGCTAAGCCCCAAAGGCTAAGGGGCATGGCAATGGATAACAAAACAATCAACAGGATTTTGATTGATTTATTTTGCAGGAGGTCAAAGGTCGTGCCATTGAGTTCCGGTTGGGAAAGCTCAAAAGATTTATCAGTCATAAGGTTTAAGTCAGCTTGTGAGCGTTGCGTTATTTTTAACACGGTTTGATCCGTAAAACCTAGTGGATATGTCGTGATCTATTTTAAAGAGGGTTGAGAAAATAAAAGATTATGAACCACACCCTTTATGTATTAATGATAGTGTTCATATCGTTAATGAGTGGTTTTACAAATGAGTATGGGGCCAACCATCTGGGTTTTGTGCGATGATCGCGCGGGAAATGTCAGCCAATGTTTAGGGGTTGCTGAAGCCTTAGACCTGCCTTTTGAGCAAAAAGACATTGCTTATAATGGGCTGGCGAAACTGCCCAATTTTCTGCTTGGCACGTCCTTACAAGGCTTAAACGCGCAAAGTAAAAGTCAAATCAAAGCACCATGGCCTGATCTTGTCATTGCAGCAGGCAGGCGCACAGCCCCCATTGCACGCCATATTAAAAAAGCCTCAAAGGGTAAGTGTAAGATTGTGCAGGTCATGTATCCCGGCAATAGTGGGGCTGATGATTTTGATTTAATCTGCGTGCCTTCGCATGATCAAAATAGTTATTCAGCAAATGAAATGACCATGACGGGCGCCCCGCATCGGGTTAACCAGCAAAAATTAAATGAAGCGGTTGCCCATTGGCTGGAGCGTTTTTCATTTTTGCCACAACCGCGCATCGGCCTGATTGTTGGTGGGGCGACAAAGAATAAAGCCTTTAGTGCTGATATGGGCAAAGAGCTCGGGCGCAAGGTTAATGACATTGCCAAAGCCAAAGGTGCCAGTGTGCTTGTCACGACATCGCGCAGAACAGGCGAAGCCGCCGAGCCTTTATTGGAAGAAATCACGGTTCCGTCTTTTAAATTTAAATTCGGTGATGAGGGTGAAAATCCTTATTTTGGTTTTCTTGCTCTCTCAGACGTTTTAATCGTCACAGGCGATAGTGTTTCCATGTGTTCTGAGGCTTGTGCAACGGGCAAGCCGGTTTATATCTATGCCCCTGAGGGCATGATCTCAGAAAAACATAAACGCATGGTCGCTTCGCTTTATGAAGGCGGCTATGCCTATCCGTTTGCAGGCTCGTTAGATATGAAACTGACCAATAAGCTCAATACCACCCATGAGATTGCCGAGCGTATCAGAGAAATTCTCTAACCCACCGTCCAGAAATAGGCTGAAGCGGCAAGAATACAGGCGCTGGCAAAGAAGCTCCATGCCCAGACATAGGTGGTGACCATGGGCTGGCTGTCATCAAGGCACCGCAGGCTTTTGACTTCAATGTAAGGCACGGGGGCGCGGCGATACCAGCCCGTAACTTCCACCTCTTGACCAATATATCTAGGCGTCATAACAAAGCCGAAGAAAAACTCCCAAATGGAAAGTGGGCTGCGATGATCCAGATAGATCAGTCCGGTTTCATCCTGAATATAAAAATCATCACTGAAAAAGGAACCCGGATTGCCCTTACCGATGATTTTACCGCGAATGGTGCAAGGCGTGGGGCGCACGGCGGAGACTTTGACTTTTTTAAGCAAGGCGGCAATGCTCATTTCGCAAAAATGCTTGAGGGGATATTGAAAATAGGTGCGCACCATCAAGCCAAAACCCAGACCTGCAAAGGCAAGCGGCACATGGACGGCTTCTTTTAAATCAATAGCAGTCAGAATAACCTGCCAACTTTCCATATGTGTACCCACCAATAGGTGGAAAAAATGAAAGATAATCTGGCTTATGGGCAGGCCAATGAGGGCGAGCATGGGCAAAAGGTGGATTGAAAGATCAATCGCGAATTCATCCCAATAAGATTCTGGCTGTTTTAAATCAAAATCCACATAAGGTTTTTGCCCCAGTGATTTTGACTGTTGTGCAAGATAGTTTAGGCGACGTGAAATTAACGGATGGGTGGATTGCAGCTCATACCAGCGTGACCACGGGTTCCACATATCCCATTTCATCACTTGCTTTAAGCTTTCAGGGTCGTGCGGGGTGTCTTTTGCTTTGGGTGGCATCATGAGTGAGCCCGTTGAATGCACCCCCATGATGTTAAGCGCTTCAAACTGTTTTTTTGAATGATGCTTATGGGGGGAGGGTACATCTGAAAAGCCATGCACCAAGCCATAGCCAATTTTCACCAAGGCAGAAGAAAGCAGCGCGGGATTGCCTTGTGTATGGGCGGCAAAACGATCGGCATGAAGTTCACGAATGCGCGAAAGGGCAAGGGTGAGATATTCTGAGGCCACATAAAGGAAATAGGCAAAGGCACTGATGCCGCCTGCTTTGGCATCACGCTCACCATTGCTCGGTAATGTTGATCTGAACAAATGATAAAACAGGGTCGGGTAAAGCTGTGCCCAACTCATAAAAGCGATATCCCAATGAACCGCATGACCAACCTCATGGGCAATCACGGCTTCGAGCTCTTTTGGGCCAAGGATTTTCATCAAGCCTGTGGAAATGACGATACGCGCATTATTGGGTGTGTGACCATAGGTAAAAGCTTGCGGGGCACCGTCATAGATCAGGCTAATGCGCGGATGTTTAATGTTATTCTTGCGTGCAATCTCTTCAATAAAGTTTTGAAGGGACAAGGGGAGCTCATCAAGGGCATTTTCTTTGGATTTATAAAGATAGAATAGGGAGGCATCGATTATCCAAGGCGAGACGAGATAACTAAACAGGCTCACGAGAAGACTGATGAATAGAAAACCGCCCCAGTTTGTCTCCATCTCCATCAGGCTGGAGATACCAAAACACGACAAAACGAAAAAGCCATTGAGCAGAACCACCATTTTTGCCGTCTGCCACCACAGGTTTGGTAAGCTTTTCTCGCTTTGTGACGAAGGGTTGGATGTTTCTTCAATCAGTTGGTAGTCAAGCAGGGGGGACCATTTAAGCACTTTGTCCCATTCTTCTTTATCAAACCACAGACCGCCCGTTGTTGGACATTCTTCAAATTGCGCAATGTCTTTAAAGCTACAGCACCGCATGGCCTCACCCGTGCGCGGGGAGGGGTGACCTTGTGAGTTATGATAGGTGTAATATTTACCATAGAGTTGTTCTGTGAGATGTCGCTTTTTTGAAAGCAGGATAAATTCCCCCTTATCCAGCCAGATGCCGCCTGTCTCAGGGCAGATGTCCACTTCAATGCCCGTTGTTGTCAGGCGGGCAATCAGCTGGGTCTCTTTAGAATTGGGGGAATACATAGCCATATCCTTCATTGTAAAATACTTACAAAGGGCTATGAAAAGTCTAGGGGCGTTTTTTTAAAATCTTGCCCGGGTTCATAATGTTATTGGGATCAAGGCTGTTTTTAATGCTGTGCATCATGTCCAGTTCAGGGCCTTCGCGAAACAGTTCCATCTCGTTTGTTTTTAACAGGCCAATGCCATGTTCTGCACTAAACGAGCCACCGTATTTCTCTGCCATCTCATGGACGATTTCGTTAAAATCACTCCAATGGGCAAGAAAAGCATCCTTTTCCATGTCAATAGGTTGGCTGATGTTAAAATGGATATTACCATCACCCACATGACCAAAGGCGCAGATGCGCGAATTCGGCACTATGTTACCTATCATATGTGAAGTTTCTTCAAGAAATTCAGCAATATGAGAAAGCGGAACAGACACATCATGTTTAATGGAGCCGCCTTCACATTTTTGTGCCTCAGACATATTTTCACGCAAGGCCCAAAACTGGCTTGCTTGGCTTAAATCCTTTGCCACACTGGCATTATGCAAAAAGCCTTTATCAAAAAGCGGGTGGAGAGCCTCTTCAAGGGCGGTTGTTAACTGGCTGTCAGGGCGCGAGCTGGCAACTTCCACCACCCCATACCAGTGATAAGGCGCATGAAAAGGGTCACGCGCAGCTTTCATATGTTTGGTGACCATCTCAAGGCCAAAGCGCGGCATGATCTCAAAAGCGCTGAGCTCTTCGCCAAATTGGTCGCGCAAAATGGCAAAGACTTCCATCAGGTCGTGCGGTGTTTCTGCCCCTAAAAAGGCAACCGCTGTGTCTTTTGGTTTGGCAGAGAGTTTCAAAACAGCACCCGTGATAACGCCCAAGGTGCCTTCTGATCCGATAAACAGATGTTTGAGGTCATAACCCGTATTGTCTTTTCGCAAAGCGCGCAAACCATCC
It encodes the following:
- a CDS encoding outer membrane protein — its product is MLKSKLKTLVLSATILPAVMSIDAFAGDDSHFDGLYAGLFTGYGGASLDGLVDNDHLPAQPEKTEDLSTSFSKGVLYGGTLGYNTVHDNLLFGLEADLGSGRIESETAFDDSSDDYAEHDLKLYGSIRGRAGVLFNDETLLYGTLGLGMTRTKLSAYDDMDTDKDTGSRTLSKYSLILGAGAEHFVSDKVSFNAAGLYSLPSTKYKFAEDELTPDMDQGDYARVKGLFQIRVGMSYHF
- a CDS encoding sensor histidine kinase, whose product is MLKITQRSQADLNLMTDKSFELSQPELNGTTFDLLQNKSIKILLIVLLSIAMPLSLWGLAKWTHETALDNLRLQLDSRMKLYSSNIVSELEKYEYLPTILARDPILKSLFQDEKRAAHIDRANRHLSAIRETAEVSAVYVMDRQGKTIAASNWAEEGSFVGKNFQFRPYFKNAMAGKTGHYFALGTTSKIPGYYLSHPIGDSDKITGVVVVKVSVARLEEAWATANEEVVVTDSNGVIIITGHEEWKFRTLKPLSDEKRSALILTRQYSDAKLLPIDMGRENIVDDQTRRIAIRHPLVDAPDAKNWEDIYIRSRSVLGTDWTIHYIFREANLRDDVINTLILAAFAWLVIILSFLYILQRRNMITHRLEFQERHQKTLEEAAIQLEHRVDRRTKALSEANQRLEEEIQERLKAEDDLHMAQDELVQAGKLAALGQMAAGITHEMNQPLTAIRSYSDNATILLERNRLDDVHSNLEQISDLCARLGKISGQLKVFSRKTPSEKEPISLSKVINETLALLESSAKMGNIDIHNAIGETDAMVLGEAIRLEQVLINILRNALDAMTDQDKAAIWISAEQSQTRMSIIIRDNGPGFKKDELDRIFDPFFTTKEVGKGLGLGLSISSRIIQDFGGVLKAHNHEDGGAVFTIELLQASHG
- a CDS encoding sigma-54-dependent transcriptional regulator, which produces MVDYQYKGPVLFIDDEMHIRLSAKQTLELAGFDVVCLESAEDALKQLEQGWPGIVISDIKMPSMDGIMFMEKAHEIDKDIPIILITGHGDVTMAVQAMRDGAYDFIEKPFPSELLTDVAGRAMEKLALIRENKELRAKLKNQSGIAENLLGKSQPIEQLRKLIGNIANTDTDVLIMGETGTGKEMVARCLHENSSRHNAHFVAVNCGAMPETIFESELFGYEPGAFPNNPNRRIGKIEYSSGGTLFLDEIETLPMSMQVKLLRVLQERSIERLGSNTVIPLNLRILAATKTDLLSEVQKGNFREDLYYRLSVVVVSTPPLRKWKEDIPLLFQHFAEEASTRFSRDCPAIREGQTQSLITHNWPGNVRELKNAAERYVLNDGQSPLAQTQEPLEEENQSLAHKVEAFEKGLIMQALEQSNGSIKEAMELLDIPRKTLSDKCKKYEIDKADFQQK
- a CDS encoding M48 family metalloprotease — encoded protein: MYSPNSKETQLIARLTTTGIEVDICPETGGIWLDKGEFILLSKKRHLTEQLYGKYYTYHNSQGHPSPRTGEAMRCCSFKDIAQFEECPTTGGLWFDKEEWDKVLKWSPLLDYQLIEETSNPSSQSEKSLPNLWWQTAKMVVLLNGFFVLSCFGISSLMEMETNWGGFLFISLLVSLFSYLVSPWIIDASLFYLYKSKENALDELPLSLQNFIEEIARKNNIKHPRISLIYDGAPQAFTYGHTPNNARIVISTGLMKILGPKELEAVIAHEVGHAVHWDIAFMSWAQLYPTLFYHLFRSTLPSNGERDAKAGGISAFAYFLYVASEYLTLALSRIRELHADRFAAHTQGNPALLSSALVKIGYGLVHGFSDVPSPHKHHSKKQFEALNIMGVHSTGSLMMPPKAKDTPHDPESLKQVMKWDMWNPWSRWYELQSTHPLISRRLNYLAQQSKSLGQKPYVDFDLKQPESYWDEFAIDLSIHLLPMLALIGLPISQIIFHFFHLLVGTHMESWQVILTAIDLKEAVHVPLAFAGLGFGLMVRTYFQYPLKHFCEMSIAALLKKVKVSAVRPTPCTIRGKIIGKGNPGSFFSDDFYIQDETGLIYLDHRSPLSIWEFFFGFVMTPRYIGQEVEVTGWYRRAPVPYIEVKSLRCLDDSQPMVTTYVWAWSFFASACILAASAYFWTVG
- a CDS encoding FAD-binding oxidoreductase, producing the protein MPLSAAILQTLQSIVGDKGFITNQAEIAPYLVESRNKFKGQCDVLIKPASAQEVAEVLAICNDHDVAVVPQGGNTGHCGGAVPNGGILLNLSRLNKIRQIDPLNATITVDAGCILQTIQEAAEKAGLFFPLSLAAQGSCQIGGNLATNAGGVHVLRYGNMRDLTLGLEVALPDGRLWDGLRALRKDNTGYDLKHLFIGSEGTLGVITGAVLKLSAKPKDTAVAFLGAETPHDLMEVFAILRDQFGEELSAFEIMPRFGLEMVTKHMKAARDPFHAPYHWYGVVEVASSRPDSQLTTALEEALHPLFDKGFLHNASVAKDLSQASQFWALRENMSEAQKCEGGSIKHDVSVPLSHIAEFLEETSHMIGNIVPNSRICAFGHVGDGNIHFNISQPIDMEKDAFLAHWSDFNEIVHEMAEKYGGSFSAEHGIGLLKTNEMELFREGPELDMMHSIKNSLDPNNIMNPGKILKKRP
- a CDS encoding mitochondrial fission ELM1 family protein encodes the protein MSMGPTIWVLCDDRAGNVSQCLGVAEALDLPFEQKDIAYNGLAKLPNFLLGTSLQGLNAQSKSQIKAPWPDLVIAAGRRTAPIARHIKKASKGKCKIVQVMYPGNSGADDFDLICVPSHDQNSYSANEMTMTGAPHRVNQQKLNEAVAHWLERFSFLPQPRIGLIVGGATKNKAFSADMGKELGRKVNDIAKAKGASVLVTTSRRTGEAAEPLLEEITVPSFKFKFGDEGENPYFGFLALSDVLIVTGDSVSMCSEACATGKPVYIYAPEGMISEKHKRMVASLYEGGYAYPFAGSLDMKLTNKLNTTHEIAERIREIL
- a CDS encoding response regulator, which translates into the protein MRVLFVDDEVNVLNALARTLRHKKNEWDIDYATSGFKAIELFEEQPYDVVVSDMMMPQMSGEKLLDHIWRTYPETARVVLSGHCNQATAFRLVGSEHFYLSKPCSYDLLVSTLENAHKIALMKHASHHAMNQAELEDSVSGLLSKLIKQNKINTSDVPVELKYLLSEETAETTQPLYLRNEALEGCVEQDCIDWGLVAESS